Proteins encoded in a region of the Phaenicophaeus curvirostris isolate KB17595 chromosome 1, BPBGC_Pcur_1.0, whole genome shotgun sequence genome:
- the IPO8 gene encoding importin-8 isoform X3: MDPNRIIQALRGTIDPKLRVAAENELNQSYKIINFAPSLLQIIVSDQVEFPVRQAAAIYLKNMVTHYWPDREPPPGEAVFPFNIHENDRQQIRDNIVEGIIRSPDLVRAQLTMCLRAIIKHDFPGHWTAVVDKIGYYLQSQNSGSWLGSLLCLYQLVKTYEYKKAEERDPLIAAMQIFLPRIQQQMIQLLPDNSHYSVLLQKQILKIFYALVQYALPLQLVNNQTMTQWMEIFRTIIDRNVPLETLQIDEDDRPELVWWKCKKWALHIVARLFERYGSPGNVTKEYFEFSEFFLKTYAVGIQQVLLRILDQYRQKDYVAPRVLQQTLNYLNQGVIHSVTWKQMKPHIQSITEEVIFSLMCYKDEDEELWQEDPYEYIRMKFDVFEDYASTTTAAQNLLYTAAKKRKEVLPKMMAYCYQILTEPNIDPRKKDGALHVIGSLADILLKKSVFKDQVELMLQNHVFPLFMSDLGYLRARSCWVLNSFSALKFHNELNLRNAVELAKKSLIDDNEMPVKVEAAIALQTLISHQTQAKEYVKPYVRPVMQELLHIIRQTENEDLTVVIRKMIFEYTQEVATIAVDMTQHLAEIFGKVLQSEEYEEVEDKTVMAMGVMQTIHAIVDAVDQHVEITQQLESICLQVIGLVLQKQVIEFYEEILYLANNLTGHMISPQMWQLLGVLYEVFQQDWYEYFPDMMPLLHNYVTLDTDTLLSNPKHLEIIYAMCKKVLTGDAGEDAECHAAKLLEVIVIQCKGRGIDQCIPLFVEAVLERLTRGVKTSELRTMCLQVAIAALYYNPDLLLHTLENIRFPHNSEPITAQFINQWMNDTDCFLGLHDRKMCIIGLSILMELQNRPPAVDAVAAQIVPSILLLFLGLKQVYALRELLEHEDHAKDENHVAEDNGKISPFQIVDFVWN, encoded by the exons TCCTATAAGATCATCAATTTTGCTCCAAGTCTACTGCAAATCATAGTGTCAGATCAAGTTGAATTTCCAGTGCGTCAAGCAG CTGCCATTTACCTGAAGAACATGGTGACACACTACTGGCCAGATCGTGAACCTCCTCCTGGAGAAGCAGTTTTTCCATTCAACATCCATGAAAATGATCGTCAGCAGATTCGTGACAACATTGTGGAAGGAATAATTCGTTCTCCTGACTTAGTGAG AGCGCAGCTGACAATGTGCCTCCGTGCTATCATTAAACATGACTTTCCTGGCCACTGGACAGCTGTGGTAGACAAGATAGGCTACTACTTGCAGTCTCAGAACAGTGGGAGTTGGCTTGGGAGCCTCTTGTGCCTATACCAGCTGGTGAAGACTTACGA ataCAAAAAAGCAGAGGAGCGAGATCCTCTCATAGCagcaatgcaaatatttttgcctcGGATTCAGCAGCAGATGATCCAGCTTCTGCCTGATAATTCCCATTACTCTGTACTACTTCAGAAACAAATCTTAAAAATCTTCTATGCTCTTGTTCAG TATGCATTGCCACTCCAGTTGGTGAATAACCAGACTATGACTCAGTGGATGGAGATCTTTCGTACTATCATTGATAGAAACGTACCTCTG gaGACTTTGCAAATTGATGAAGATGATAGACCGGAGCTGGTGTGGTGGAAATGCAAGAAGTGGGCGTTGCATATTGTAGCTCGTCTTTTTGAGCG GTATGGAAGTCCTGGAAATGTAACTAAAGAATACTTTGAATTCtcagagttttttttaaaaacctacGCTGTGGGCATACAGCAA GTCCTTTTAAGAATCTTAGACCAATACAGGCAAAAAGACTATGTTGCACCACGTGTTCTTCAGCAAACCTTAAATTATCTGAACCAAGGAGTTATTCACTCTGTAACATGGAAACAAATGAAACCACACATACAG AGTATAACAGAAGAAGTTATATTCTCTCTAATGTGCTACAAAGATGAGGATGAAGAGCTCTGGCAAGAGGATCCATATGAATATATCCGCATGAAATTTg ATGTATTTGAGGATTATGCATCCACTACAACAGCGGCACAGAATCTCCTTTATACTGCTgcgaagaagagaaaagag GTATTACCAAAAATGATGGCATATTGCTACCAGATTCTGACAGAGCCAAACATTGATCCAAGGAAAAAAGATGGTGCTTTGCATGTTATAGGATCCCTAGCAGATATTTTACTGAAG AAGAGTGTCTTCAAAGATCAAGTGGAGCTGATGTTGCAGAATCATGTATTTCCATTGTTTATGTCTGACCTGGGGTACCTCAGAGCAAGA TCCTGTTGGGTACTTAATTCCTTTAGTGCTTTGAAATTTCACAATGAACTGAACTTGAGGAATGCAGTAGAGTTGGCAAAGAAGAGCCTGATAGATGATAACGAAATGCCTGTCAAAGTAGAAGCAGCCATAGCTCTTCAGACATTAATAAGCCACCAAACTCAAG CCAAGGAATATGTGAAACCTTATGTAAGGCCAGTTATGCAAGAGCTCTTGCACATCATTAGgcagacagaaaatgaagatCTTACTGTCGTAATCCGGAAGATGATCTTTGAGTACACTCAAGAAGTAGCTACCATCGCTGTTGACATGACTCAGCACTTG GCTGAAATATTTGGTAAAGTGCTTCAGAGTGAGGAATATGAGGAAGTAGAGGACAAAACAGTTATGGCCATGGGTGTCATGCAGACAATTCACGCTATTGTGGATGCTGTGGACCAGCATGTGGAG ataaCTCAACAGCTCGAGAGCATTTGTTTACAAGTCATTGGCCTTGTTTTGCAGAAACAAGTTATAG agttttatgaagaaattctgtaCTTGGCCAACAACTTGACAGGCCACATGATTTCACCTCAAATGTGGCAGCTTTTAGGTGTTCTATATGAGGTTTTCCAGCAGGATTGGTATGAGTACTTTCCAG ATATGATGCCTCTCTTGCATAATTAtgtgacccttgacactgataCTTTACTGTCTAACCCAAAGCATTTAGAAATCATTTATGCTATGTGTAAAAAG GTATTAACAGGAGATGCAGGAGAAGACGCAGAGTGCCATGCAGCCAAACTCCTAGAAGTAATTGTTATTCAGTGCAAAGGACGGGGTATCGACCAG TGTATTCCACTCTTTGTGGAGGCTGTTCTGGAGCGGTTAACTAGAGGAGTTAAAACAAGTGAGCTTCGTACCATGTGTCTTCAGGTTGCCATAGCTGCACTCTACTACAATCCTGACCTACTTCTGCACACCTTAGAGAACATCAGATTTCCACACAATTCTGAGCCCATCACTGCACAGTTCATAAACCAGTGGATGAATGACACAGACTGTTTCCTGGG ACTCCATGACAGAAAGATGTGTATAATAGGATTGAGCATCCTAATGGAATTGCAGAACCGACCACCTGCAGTGGATGCTGTGGCCGCCCAGATTGTCCCTTcaatcctcctcctcttcctgggCTTAAAACAAGTTTACGCCTTACGAGAACTCCTAGAACATGAGGATCATGCTAAAGATGAAAATCACGTTGCAGAAGATAATGGTAAAATCTCCCCTTTTCAGATTGTGGATTTTGTCTGGAATTAA